In Limnobaculum parvum, one DNA window encodes the following:
- the rpmE gene encoding 50S ribosomal protein L31 translates to MREGIHPEYKAITATCSCGNVIKTHSTVGRDLNLDVCGECHPFYTGKQRDVATGGRVDRFNKRFNMLGGAK, encoded by the coding sequence ATGAGAGAAGGTATCCACCCAGAATACAAAGCGATTACTGCAACTTGTTCTTGCGGTAACGTTATCAAAACTCACTCAACAGTGGGTCGCGATCTTAACCTGGACGTATGTGGCGAATGCCACCCGTTCTATACTGGTAAGCAGCGTGATGTTGCTACCGGTGGTCGTGTAGACCGTTTCAACAAGCGTTTCAACATGCTTGGCGGCGCTAAGTAA
- the metJ gene encoding met regulon transcriptional regulator MetJ produces the protein MAEWNGEYVSPYAEHGKKSEQVKKITVSIPLKVLKILTDERTRRQINNLRHATNSELLCEAFLHAFTGQPLPNDEDLRKERSDEIPEAAKILMREKGIDPDSWEY, from the coding sequence ATGGCTGAGTGGAACGGCGAATATGTCAGCCCCTATGCTGAACATGGCAAAAAGAGCGAGCAGGTCAAGAAGATCACGGTATCCATTCCGTTGAAAGTCCTAAAAATACTAACGGATGAGCGTACCCGCCGTCAGATTAATAACTTGAGACATGCCACCAATAGCGAATTACTTTGTGAAGCATTTCTTCATGCGTTTACCGGGCAACCTTTGCCTAATGACGAAGATTTACGTAAAGAACGCAGCGATGAAATTCCGGAGGCCGCAAAAATATTGATGCGTGAAAAAGGTATCGATCCCGACAGTTGGGAATATTAA
- the metB gene encoding cystathionine gamma-synthase, translated as MKRKQATIAVRGGLNSDEQYGCVVPPIHLSSTYNFIDFNQPRAHDYSRRGNPTRDVVQSALAELEGGSRAILTGSGMSAIHLVCTALLTPDDLLIAPHDCYGGSYRLFDSQARRGAYRVLFVDQGDEQALEAALAQKPKLVLIESPSNPLLRVVDIAKVCQAAHQAGALAVVDNTFLSPILQQPIALGADIVLHSCTKYLNGHSDVVAGVVICKDEALGVDLAWWANNIGVTGAAFDSYLLLRGLRTLGPRMKQQQQNAQAVIAYLQQQPQVKTLYHPSLPENPGYEIARKQQSGFGAMLSFEFDGDEQAMRQFLAALELFTLAESLGGVESLISHAATMTHAGMAAEARKAAGISDRLLRISVGIEDSEDLIADLEQAFQASAKR; from the coding sequence GTGAAACGCAAACAGGCAACTATTGCAGTGCGGGGTGGGCTCAATTCAGATGAGCAGTATGGCTGTGTTGTTCCCCCGATTCATCTTTCCAGTACCTATAATTTTATCGATTTTAATCAGCCTCGGGCACATGATTACTCTCGCCGCGGCAACCCAACTCGTGATGTGGTTCAGTCAGCGCTGGCGGAGTTGGAAGGTGGGAGCCGTGCGATATTGACGGGTAGCGGTATGTCAGCGATTCACTTGGTGTGTACGGCATTGTTAACACCGGATGACTTACTGATTGCGCCACATGATTGCTACGGCGGCAGCTATCGTTTGTTTGATAGTCAAGCGCGTCGGGGTGCCTATCGAGTACTGTTTGTGGATCAGGGGGATGAACAGGCGCTGGAAGCCGCTCTGGCGCAAAAGCCTAAGCTGGTGTTAATTGAATCACCGAGTAATCCGCTGTTGCGGGTTGTGGATATCGCTAAAGTTTGTCAGGCCGCGCATCAAGCCGGGGCGCTGGCAGTAGTGGACAATACGTTCCTTAGCCCTATTTTACAGCAGCCTATTGCGCTGGGCGCTGATATTGTCCTGCACTCCTGTACTAAATATTTAAATGGTCATTCTGATGTGGTGGCTGGTGTGGTCATCTGTAAAGATGAAGCATTGGGGGTCGATCTGGCTTGGTGGGCCAATAATATTGGCGTTACCGGCGCGGCCTTTGACAGTTATCTGTTATTACGTGGACTGCGTACGTTAGGTCCGCGCATGAAACAGCAGCAGCAAAATGCACAGGCGGTGATCGCTTATTTACAGCAACAACCTCAGGTAAAAACGTTGTATCATCCTTCCTTGCCAGAGAATCCGGGTTATGAAATTGCCCGTAAGCAGCAGTCGGGTTTTGGTGCGATGTTAAGTTTTGAATTTGACGGTGATGAACAGGCGATGCGGCAGTTCCTTGCTGCGTTGGAACTGTTTACACTGGCAGAATCGTTAGGTGGCGTTGAAAGTTTAATTTCTCATGCGGCGACTATGACGCATGCGGGGATGGCAGCCGAAGCGCGTAAAGCTGCGGGAATATCAGACAGGTTGTTGCGTATTTCTGTTGGAATTGAAGATAGCGAAGATTTAATTGCCGATCTGGAGCAGGCTTTCCAGGCATCAGCGAAGAGGTAA